One segment of Streptomyces sp. YIM 121038 DNA contains the following:
- a CDS encoding response regulator transcription factor, translating to MAQIRLLIADDRIVTRSGLVAMSREAPGLDVVGVAQDMAGVVTAVDCLDPDIVLLNLRKLSGDGLRRLAQLIGAHVSIIVLWCHDSAVTVQDALRAKVAGFMALEILQEEFAGVIALVDRGCAAYLFPRERIRDISDGCSTPVTSGAMSTLTSRESDVLHLLAGGMTNKQIGSALHIAENTVKKHVHRAMGKISASSRVEAALLVSRLGPLNVTAHGRAAAGQQKSDLSSTS from the coding sequence ATGGCTCAGATACGACTGCTGATCGCCGATGACCGCATCGTGACCCGATCCGGTCTCGTGGCGATGAGCAGGGAAGCTCCCGGACTCGATGTGGTCGGCGTGGCCCAGGACATGGCCGGCGTCGTGACCGCCGTCGACTGCCTGGACCCCGACATCGTCCTCCTCAATCTCCGCAAACTCTCGGGGGACGGCCTGCGCCGTCTCGCCCAACTCATCGGCGCACACGTCTCGATCATCGTGCTCTGGTGTCATGATTCCGCCGTCACCGTCCAGGACGCGTTACGGGCCAAGGTCGCCGGATTCATGGCCCTGGAGATCCTGCAAGAGGAATTCGCCGGTGTGATCGCCCTGGTCGACCGCGGCTGCGCCGCCTATCTCTTTCCGCGCGAACGGATCCGCGATATCAGCGACGGCTGTTCGACGCCGGTGACCTCGGGGGCGATGTCGACGCTCACATCACGGGAGAGCGACGTACTGCACCTGCTCGCGGGCGGCATGACGAACAAACAGATCGGTTCCGCCCTGCATATCGCGGAGAACACGGTGAAGAAACACGTGCATCGTGCGATGGGAAAGATATCGGCCTCCAGCCGCGTGGAAGCCGCACTCCTGGTATCCCGGCTCGGCCCGCTGAACGTGACGGCCCACGGCCGCGCCGCCGCGGGTCAGCAGAAAAGCGATTTGAGCAGCACCTCATAG
- a CDS encoding helix-turn-helix domain-containing protein, with amino-acid sequence MSPRRSNAERTETTRAQLIDTARQLFGDRGYSATTIAEIARSAGLTTGALYHHWPGKEALLVDVVHDIHRELAVRIRSGGSVGAVEDGEAERAAEGSGAGRVAEGRRADRATEGGGAERAVEGSGKGRVTEGAPVPLLLRSGLEFLGFCADPAVARVLLLDAPAVLGYERWRRIDEQWWLSPTVRLVERARLARGCPGAADAGADGSRRLALALLGALTSLGHEVAMQGASAVAGAGRTYEVLLKSLFC; translated from the coding sequence ATGTCGCCGCGCAGATCCAACGCAGAGCGCACCGAGACCACCCGGGCCCAACTCATCGATACGGCACGTCAGTTGTTCGGCGACCGTGGGTACTCCGCCACGACCATCGCGGAGATCGCGCGGAGCGCCGGGCTCACGACCGGGGCGCTGTACCACCACTGGCCCGGCAAGGAGGCGCTGCTGGTGGACGTCGTGCACGACATCCATCGGGAGCTGGCCGTCCGGATCAGGTCCGGCGGGTCGGTCGGCGCCGTGGAGGACGGGGAGGCGGAGCGGGCCGCCGAAGGCAGCGGGGCGGGCCGCGTCGCCGAGGGGCGCCGGGCGGACCGCGCGACCGAGGGCGGCGGGGCGGAGCGGGCCGTCGAGGGCAGCGGGAAGGGCCGCGTCACCGAGGGCGCGCCCGTCCCGCTCCTCCTGCGGTCCGGCCTGGAGTTCCTCGGCTTCTGCGCCGACCCCGCCGTCGCCCGTGTGCTCCTGCTCGACGCGCCCGCGGTCCTCGGCTACGAGCGGTGGCGCCGGATCGACGAGCAGTGGTGGCTGTCGCCGACGGTCCGCCTGGTGGAGCGGGCCCGTCTCGCACGCGGCTGCCCCGGCGCGGCGGACGCGGGCGCCGACGGGTCCCGGCGGCTCGCGCTCGCGCTGCTCGGCGCGCTGACGTCACTCGGCCACGAGGTGGCGATGCAGGGCGCGTCGGCGGTCGCCGGTGCCGGACGGACCTATGAGGTGCTGCTCAAATCGCTTTTCTGCTGA
- a CDS encoding PaaI family thioesterase: protein MMDVDAAQAVLDHSPFGPWWGFRVEAVAKGHAKVSLPQRPELFRPGGVLQGGCAMTLADVTCWIAIMSLFGEDDPSVTQQMTTSFLGPARTDLICESTIVRPGRLIVYSTAETTDTAGKLVSHHTLTYIRPPRRDSA, encoded by the coding sequence ATGATGGATGTCGACGCGGCCCAAGCTGTCCTCGATCACAGCCCCTTCGGCCCCTGGTGGGGATTCAGGGTGGAAGCCGTCGCCAAGGGGCACGCCAAGGTCTCGCTGCCCCAGCGCCCCGAACTCTTCCGCCCCGGCGGCGTCCTGCAGGGCGGATGCGCCATGACGCTCGCCGACGTGACCTGCTGGATCGCGATCATGTCGCTGTTCGGCGAGGACGACCCGTCCGTCACCCAGCAGATGACGACGAGCTTCCTCGGCCCGGCCCGCACCGATCTGATCTGCGAGTCCACCATCGTCAGGCCCGGCCGTCTGATCGTCTACAGCACGGCCGAGACGACCGACACGGCGGGCAAGCTCGTCTCCCACCACACCCTCACCTACATCCGGCCGCCGCGGCGCGACAGCGCCTGA
- a CDS encoding Phenylacetic acid catabolic protein, which translates to MGDVFSETVNLESVGELPEEYHEVLTHQMLANGEGELSAGDTYVDSFYPLAPNADERYVCLKFGMEEVDHFRRFAKLLTPLGIDTSHMVNQAVADRRYFPAESMTTQVTVWEERAAFSFLCELEGHFQIKEMTTSTYGPLRVEADAILKEEARHFGYGKRLMQEAYDTGGQSRDRAQKALDKFYPMALDMFGRPDSRRGRLAVKWGLRKHDNGELRELYKAAIAQHIEKIGFSVPKIDPSQLQYA; encoded by the coding sequence ATGGGAGACGTCTTTTCGGAGACTGTAAACCTGGAGAGTGTCGGTGAACTCCCCGAGGAATACCACGAGGTACTGACACATCAGATGCTCGCCAATGGCGAGGGCGAGCTGAGTGCAGGCGACACCTACGTCGATTCGTTCTACCCGCTCGCACCCAATGCCGACGAGCGCTATGTGTGCCTCAAGTTCGGCATGGAAGAGGTGGACCATTTCCGCCGCTTCGCCAAGCTGCTCACGCCGCTCGGCATCGACACCTCGCACATGGTGAACCAGGCCGTGGCGGACCGGCGCTATTTCCCGGCCGAGAGCATGACCACCCAGGTCACCGTCTGGGAGGAGCGCGCCGCGTTCAGCTTCCTCTGCGAGCTCGAAGGGCACTTCCAGATCAAGGAAATGACCACGAGCACCTACGGGCCGCTGCGCGTCGAGGCCGACGCGATCCTCAAGGAGGAGGCCCGGCACTTCGGCTACGGCAAGCGCCTGATGCAGGAGGCGTACGACACGGGCGGGCAGTCCCGTGACCGGGCGCAGAAGGCGCTGGACAAGTTCTACCCGATGGCGCTCGACATGTTCGGGCGGCCCGACTCCCGGCGCGGCCGCCTCGCCGTCAAGTGGGGTCTGCGCAAGCACGACAACGGCGAGCTGCGCGAGCTCTACAAGGCCGCGATCGCCCAGCACATCGAGAAGATCGGCTTCTCCGTGCCCAAGATCGACCCCTCCCAGCTGCAGTACGCCTGA
- a CDS encoding Glu/Leu/Phe/Val dehydrogenase dimerization domain-containing protein produces the protein MSVFDEIDGHEQVLFSTGPGGLRCVIAIHSTLLGPALGGVRFLPYRDDDQAISDALRLSRAMTYKAACAGLDIGGGKAVIFGGSGVEKSEPLLRAFGQAVESLSGRFIAACDMGITTADLRVMRKESQWIRGLDAEEGGSGESGAMTAYGVSLGIRACLRHLDGDGSLEGRHVAIDGVGKVGARLATLLAEGGARLTVADIDQEKAEQVARACGAEVVSREKLYLLDVDVLSPNAIGNVIDADLVDRLRCRVVAGGANNQLTAPTVADRLAARGILYAPDFVINALGLIQVVDELHPAGHDMDRVRQRAELIPERLGEIFNRSRHLRISTAAAAISMARDRLAAVRTVRSFWLPPRCA, from the coding sequence ATGAGTGTTTTCGACGAAATCGACGGCCACGAGCAAGTGCTTTTCAGCACCGGCCCCGGCGGGCTCCGGTGCGTCATCGCCATTCATTCGACGCTGTTGGGCCCCGCGCTCGGCGGCGTCCGTTTTCTTCCCTACCGCGACGACGACCAGGCGATCAGCGACGCGCTGCGCCTCTCCCGGGCCATGACGTACAAAGCGGCGTGCGCGGGACTCGACATCGGGGGTGGCAAGGCGGTCATCTTCGGCGGCTCCGGCGTGGAGAAGTCCGAGCCGCTGCTCCGCGCCTTCGGGCAGGCCGTCGAGAGTCTTTCCGGCCGATTCATCGCCGCCTGCGACATGGGCATCACCACCGCCGACCTCCGGGTCATGCGCAAGGAGTCCCAGTGGATCCGCGGCCTCGACGCCGAGGAGGGCGGCTCCGGTGAATCGGGGGCGATGACCGCGTACGGCGTGAGCCTCGGCATCCGCGCGTGTCTGCGGCACCTCGACGGCGACGGGAGCCTGGAGGGCCGGCACGTCGCCATCGACGGCGTCGGCAAGGTGGGCGCCCGGCTCGCGACGCTCCTCGCGGAAGGGGGCGCGCGGCTCACGGTGGCCGACATCGACCAGGAGAAGGCCGAGCAGGTGGCCCGGGCGTGCGGGGCGGAGGTCGTCAGCCGGGAGAAGCTCTACCTGCTCGACGTGGACGTCCTCAGCCCGAACGCCATCGGCAACGTCATCGACGCCGACCTCGTGGACCGGCTCCGCTGCCGGGTCGTCGCGGGCGGGGCCAACAACCAGCTCACCGCGCCGACGGTCGCGGACCGGCTCGCGGCACGCGGCATCCTCTACGCGCCGGACTTCGTCATCAACGCGCTCGGCCTGATCCAGGTGGTCGACGAACTGCACCCCGCGGGCCACGACATGGACCGGGTCAGGCAGCGCGCCGAGCTCATCCCGGAACGCCTCGGCGAGATCTTCAACCGGTCCCGGCACCTGCGGATCAGCACCGCCGCCGCGGCGATCAGCATGGCCAGGGACCGCCTCGCGGCGGTGCGGACGGTGCGGTCGTTCTGGCTGCCGCCGCGCTGCGCCTGA
- a CDS encoding nitroreductase: MELEAAIRTRRSQHRLIDPAPSDEEFVDLLGWAATAPDHGHLRPWRWILVRGESRAALGAAFASGATDAEAVQREARKPLRAPLLATLVLVPQRNHRVPDWEQLAASSAMVNSLMLLLHDRGFGSMWRTGPSVDSTGPRLLLDLAPHERIIGWLYVGTPDPTRRSAPRAPVPVGHRVSLFTPPRPAPAGARLAEGITSPVP; the protein is encoded by the coding sequence ATGGAGTTGGAAGCCGCGATACGCACGCGCCGCAGCCAGCACCGGCTGATCGACCCCGCCCCGAGCGACGAGGAGTTCGTCGATCTGCTCGGCTGGGCCGCGACCGCGCCGGATCACGGCCACCTCCGCCCCTGGCGGTGGATCCTCGTGCGCGGCGAGAGCCGGGCGGCGCTCGGCGCGGCCTTCGCGTCCGGCGCCACCGACGCGGAGGCCGTCCAGCGCGAGGCGCGCAAGCCGCTGCGCGCCCCGCTCCTCGCCACCCTGGTCCTCGTCCCGCAGCGCAACCACCGCGTACCGGACTGGGAGCAGCTGGCCGCGAGCAGCGCCATGGTCAACTCGCTGATGCTGCTGCTCCACGACCGCGGCTTCGGCAGCATGTGGCGCACCGGCCCCTCGGTCGACTCCACGGGACCCCGCCTGCTCCTCGACCTGGCCCCGCACGAACGCATCATCGGCTGGCTCTACGTGGGCACCCCGGACCCCACCCGCCGCTCCGCCCCCCGCGCTCCGGTCCCGGTCGGGCACCGGGTCTCCCTGTTCACCCCGCCGCGGCCCGCGCCGGCGGGGGCCCGCCTCGCGGAGGGGATCACCAGCCCCGTCCCGTAG
- a CDS encoding DUF4291 domain-containing protein, which produces MSSLYRIRADYDARTIVLYQAYSPAIADAALRAGRFVAPFSFHRMTWIKPSFLWLMHRSNWARKSGQERVLAVRVSREGWEEALSRAVLTTSDPAAVAQAAVHVQWDPERSPRGAALNHYSIQVGIGRHLIRTFTDDWIVSLTDLTPQVRKAAALIQNGHAAKAPRLFPAERVYPLPRALEDRLCPRR; this is translated from the coding sequence ATGTCATCCCTTTACCGGATTCGTGCTGACTACGACGCGCGCACGATCGTGCTCTATCAGGCGTACTCGCCCGCCATCGCCGACGCGGCGCTGCGGGCGGGCCGCTTCGTCGCGCCGTTCTCGTTCCACCGGATGACGTGGATCAAGCCCTCGTTCCTGTGGTTGATGCACCGCAGCAACTGGGCCCGCAAGTCCGGTCAGGAGCGCGTCCTCGCGGTACGCGTGAGCCGTGAGGGCTGGGAGGAGGCGCTGTCCCGGGCCGTCCTGACGACCTCGGATCCGGCGGCCGTGGCACAGGCGGCCGTGCACGTCCAGTGGGACCCGGAGCGCTCGCCGCGCGGGGCGGCGCTGAACCACTACAGCATCCAGGTCGGCATCGGCCGCCATCTGATCCGTACGTTCACCGACGACTGGATCGTCAGCCTCACCGACCTCACCCCACAGGTCCGCAAGGCGGCCGCCCTCATCCAGAACGGCCACGCCGCCAAGGCCCCACGACTGTTCCCGGCGGAGCGCGTCTACCCCCTCCCCCGCGCCTTGGAAGACCGCCTCTGCCCCCGCAGGTGA
- a CDS encoding styrene monooxygenase/indole monooxygenase family protein, with protein MRRIAIVGAGQAGLQLGLGLLGAGYDVTLVAERRPDEVRGGRVTSTQLMFGPTLAIERAAGLAFWDDTAPVMPGFELSNWDPQGEPDAPVRRFTAAFDDEVRSVDQRVKLAAWLELFEERGGRVEYRAVGPAEVAALAAAHELTVLATGRGDLSALFGRDDARSVFDRPQRSLACFYVHGGAHEDADPAAAYVRNTGVPPTGDVIMLRALTVGGPCDILLFEGRWGGAYDCWSDRPEPADGLRRALGLLRTYAPWEYERFRTAELTDPGAALYGAVTPVVRHPVARLDGGLCVLGMADVIAVHDPITGQGSNNAARAASRYLAAIVERGGRPFDEDWMRETFAAYWETARHTHAFTDMMLRDPQPEHVGRAIGAAFDHAETAHRFANGYADPLTYRDWLMDPAGAEAYLARLDT; from the coding sequence GTGCGCAGGATCGCGATCGTGGGAGCGGGGCAGGCCGGGCTCCAGCTCGGCCTCGGGCTCCTCGGGGCCGGGTACGACGTCACGCTCGTCGCCGAGCGGCGGCCGGACGAGGTGCGCGGCGGGCGGGTCACCTCGACCCAGCTCATGTTCGGGCCCACGCTGGCGATCGAGCGGGCGGCGGGCCTCGCGTTCTGGGACGACACCGCGCCGGTGATGCCGGGCTTCGAGCTGAGCAACTGGGATCCACAAGGCGAGCCGGACGCTCCGGTGCGGCGGTTCACCGCGGCCTTCGACGACGAGGTGCGCTCGGTGGACCAGCGGGTGAAACTCGCGGCCTGGCTGGAGCTGTTCGAGGAGCGCGGCGGACGCGTCGAGTACCGCGCGGTCGGCCCCGCCGAGGTGGCCGCGCTCGCCGCGGCGCACGAGCTGACCGTGCTCGCCACCGGCCGCGGCGACCTGTCGGCGCTCTTCGGCCGCGACGACGCCCGGTCCGTCTTCGACCGCCCGCAGCGCTCCCTCGCCTGCTTCTACGTGCACGGCGGCGCCCACGAGGACGCCGACCCGGCGGCCGCGTACGTACGCAACACAGGGGTGCCGCCGACCGGTGACGTGATCATGCTGCGGGCGCTCACGGTCGGCGGGCCCTGCGACATCCTGCTGTTCGAGGGCCGGTGGGGCGGGGCCTACGACTGCTGGAGCGACCGGCCCGAGCCCGCCGACGGGCTGCGGCGGGCGCTCGGCCTGCTGCGGACGTACGCGCCCTGGGAGTACGAGCGCTTCCGCACGGCGGAGCTCACCGACCCGGGTGCCGCCCTGTACGGCGCGGTCACCCCGGTGGTCCGCCACCCGGTGGCGCGCCTCGACGGTGGCCTGTGCGTCCTCGGCATGGCGGACGTCATCGCCGTGCACGACCCCATCACCGGGCAGGGGTCCAACAACGCGGCGCGGGCGGCGTCCCGTTACCTCGCGGCCATCGTGGAGCGGGGCGGGCGGCCGTTCGACGAGGACTGGATGCGGGAGACGTTCGCCGCGTACTGGGAGACCGCCCGGCACACGCACGCCTTCACCGACATGATGCTGCGCGATCCCCAGCCCGAGCACGTGGGACGGGCCATCGGGGCCGCCTTCGACCACGCGGAGACCGCCCACCGCTTCGCCAACGGCTATGCCGATCCGCTCACTTACCGCGACTGGCTGATGGACCCGGCCGGAGCGGAGGCCTATCTGGCCCGGCTCGACACATAG
- a CDS encoding helix-turn-helix transcriptional regulator, with translation MNGVNHIERVNGTGTGGGPAERIGDPGRALGGFLRARRGRVAPEHVGLTGGRRRRVQGLRREELAQLAGISVDYYVRLEQGRATQPSPEVLDALARALGLDAAERTHLVTLADARRGPVPSVRASPLLRGMLDSLARFPAFATDPRLDVVAWNALGAELLGGLAEPGRRDPNNARFLFFDPASRDVFPDWEPRAAEAVGQLRVAAGRYPDDAELAALIAELTARSDDFARIWDSGEVVMCEAGRKRLRHPVAGLLTLDFEPLHVQAAPEVTGMVVHVFSAGEDSEAADGLARLGAYVSSRAR, from the coding sequence ATGAACGGCGTGAACCACATCGAGCGCGTGAACGGCACCGGCACCGGGGGCGGCCCGGCGGAGCGCATCGGCGACCCCGGGCGGGCCCTCGGCGGCTTCCTGCGCGCCCGGCGGGGGCGCGTCGCGCCGGAGCACGTCGGGCTCACCGGCGGTCGGCGCCGCCGCGTGCAGGGCCTGCGCCGCGAGGAACTGGCCCAGCTCGCGGGCATCAGTGTGGACTACTACGTCCGCCTCGAACAGGGCCGGGCCACCCAGCCGTCCCCCGAGGTCCTCGACGCGCTCGCCCGCGCCCTCGGGCTCGACGCGGCCGAGCGCACCCACCTCGTCACCCTGGCCGACGCCCGGCGCGGCCCCGTGCCCAGCGTCCGGGCCAGCCCGCTGCTGCGCGGGATGCTCGACTCCCTGGCGCGCTTCCCGGCCTTCGCGACGGACCCCCGCCTGGACGTGGTCGCGTGGAACGCGCTGGGCGCCGAACTCCTCGGCGGCCTCGCCGAGCCCGGCCGCCGCGATCCCAACAACGCCCGGTTCCTCTTCTTCGACCCCGCGTCCCGGGACGTCTTCCCCGACTGGGAGCCACGGGCCGCGGAAGCCGTGGGCCAGCTGCGCGTCGCCGCCGGGCGCTACCCCGACGACGCGGAGCTCGCCGCCCTCATCGCCGAACTGACCGCGCGGAGCGACGACTTCGCGCGCATCTGGGACAGCGGCGAGGTCGTCATGTGCGAAGCGGGCCGCAAGCGGCTGCGGCACCCGGTGGCCGGGCTGCTCACACTGGACTTCGAGCCGCTGCACGTCCAGGCCGCTCCCGAGGTCACGGGCATGGTGGTGCACGTGTTCAGCGCGGGGGAGGACAGCGAGGCAGCGGACGGCCTGGCCCGCCTCGGCGCCTATGTGTCGAGCCGGGCCAGATAG
- a CDS encoding NAD(P)H-dependent oxidoreductase has product MNTITPQRSKKILVVSAHPDARSLNASLSSFAVEHLRAAGHEVRVSDLYAMKWKATVDADDFPEHGPDERLHVMDASERATLAGHLSADVAAEQEKLLWSDAVILQFPVWWFSAPAILKGWIDRVFTAGFAYGPEVAPPYSEGPLAGRRALLSVTAGARETSFSDRGIHGRLDDVLHPLQHGLFWFTGVQPLDPFAVYGSNAMTEEQFAAAREAYGRRLDGLFTDEPVPFRTLVGGDYDHDMRLLDGVEAPGTSGLDLHVRPRVGR; this is encoded by the coding sequence ATGAACACGATCACCCCGCAGCGGTCCAAGAAGATCCTCGTCGTCAGCGCCCACCCGGACGCCCGGTCCCTCAACGCCTCGCTCTCGTCCTTCGCGGTCGAGCACCTGCGGGCCGCGGGCCACGAGGTGCGGGTGTCCGACCTGTACGCGATGAAGTGGAAGGCGACCGTCGACGCCGACGACTTCCCGGAGCACGGCCCGGACGAGCGCCTCCACGTCATGGACGCCTCCGAGCGGGCCACGCTCGCGGGCCACCTGTCCGCGGACGTCGCGGCCGAGCAGGAGAAGCTGCTGTGGTCGGACGCGGTGATCCTCCAGTTCCCGGTGTGGTGGTTCTCGGCGCCCGCGATCCTGAAGGGCTGGATCGACCGGGTGTTCACCGCCGGGTTCGCCTACGGCCCCGAGGTGGCGCCGCCCTACAGCGAGGGCCCGCTCGCGGGTCGGCGCGCCCTGCTGTCGGTGACGGCCGGGGCCAGGGAGACCTCGTTCTCCGACCGGGGCATCCACGGCCGCCTCGACGACGTCCTGCACCCGCTGCAGCACGGCCTGTTCTGGTTCACCGGGGTCCAGCCGCTCGACCCGTTCGCGGTGTACGGCTCGAACGCCATGACCGAGGAGCAGTTCGCCGCGGCGCGCGAGGCGTACGGGCGGCGCCTCGACGGGCTGTTCACGGACGAGCCGGTCCCGTTCCGCACCCTTGTGGGCGGCGACTACGACCACGACATGCGGCTCCTGGACGGTGTGGAGGCGCCGGGGACGAGCGGGCTCGACCTGCACGTCCGCCCGCGCGTCGGCCGGTAG
- a CDS encoding serine hydrolase domain-containing protein, whose amino-acid sequence MALRKSTKAGGVGVVAAALAATAFVAPAQARPDAPGPGAGHKATQRAMDAAVRAGIPGVTAQARDGRGIWKAASGVGDLTSGKPRGKHDKFRAGSITKAFVATVLLQLESEGKLSLDDTVERHLPGLVRGNGNDGRRISVRQLLNHTSGLFDYLADPEYSRTYMEGDGYLTHRYDTLPPKKHVRVALSHKPLFEPGAKHAYSNTNYVLAGLIIEKTTGRTYEDEVRDRIIEPLGLKDTSNPGNSIRLPRPSSRGYSKLFRAAPDRIDDITEMNGSQGWADGDIISTAGDLNRFYRALLRGKLLPPKQLKEMKTTVATPGSSYTRYGLGISRLRTSCGTTLWGHGGGMIGWLSMVVSTEDGGHQLAYNFNGDWDTSQMPKIVDAEFCGTSR is encoded by the coding sequence ATGGCGTTACGGAAGAGCACGAAGGCCGGTGGGGTGGGAGTCGTGGCGGCCGCGCTGGCGGCCACCGCCTTCGTGGCACCCGCCCAGGCGAGACCGGACGCACCGGGTCCGGGGGCCGGGCACAAGGCCACGCAGCGCGCGATGGACGCGGCCGTGCGCGCGGGCATCCCCGGCGTCACGGCCCAGGCGCGTGACGGCCGTGGCATCTGGAAGGCGGCGTCGGGCGTCGGCGATCTGACGTCGGGCAAGCCGCGCGGCAAGCACGACAAGTTCCGCGCCGGCAGCATCACCAAGGCGTTCGTGGCGACCGTCCTGCTCCAGCTGGAGTCCGAGGGGAAGCTCAGCCTCGACGACACCGTCGAGCGCCACCTGCCGGGCCTCGTGCGCGGCAACGGCAACGACGGCCGCAGGATCAGCGTCCGGCAGCTGCTCAACCACACCAGCGGCCTGTTCGACTATCTGGCCGACCCCGAGTACAGCAGGACGTACATGGAGGGCGACGGCTACCTCACCCATCGCTACGACACCCTGCCGCCCAAGAAGCACGTGCGCGTCGCGCTCTCCCACAAGCCTCTGTTCGAACCCGGCGCCAAGCACGCGTACTCCAACACCAACTACGTCCTGGCCGGGCTGATCATCGAGAAGACCACCGGCAGGACGTACGAGGACGAGGTCCGCGACCGCATCATCGAGCCGCTGGGCCTCAAGGACACCTCCAACCCCGGCAACAGCATCCGCCTTCCCCGGCCCAGCAGTCGCGGCTACTCCAAGCTGTTCCGGGCGGCGCCCGACCGGATCGACGACATCACCGAGATGAACGGCTCGCAGGGCTGGGCCGACGGCGACATCATCTCCACCGCGGGCGACCTGAACCGGTTCTACCGCGCCCTGCTGCGCGGCAAGCTCCTGCCGCCGAAGCAGCTGAAGGAGATGAAGACCACCGTCGCCACCCCCGGATCGTCGTACACGAGGTACGGGCTCGGCATCTCCCGCCTCAGGACGAGCTGCGGCACCACGCTCTGGGGCCACGGCGGCGGCATGATCGGCTGGCTCTCCATGGTCGTCTCCACGGAGGACGGCGGCCATCAGCTCGCCTACAACTTCAACGGGGACTGGGACACGTCACAGATGCCGAAGATCGTCGACGCGGAGTTCTGCGGCACGTCACGCTGA
- a CDS encoding endo-beta-N-acetylglucosaminidase H — protein sequence MFTLVRSRVRVAALALSAVAALAFGATTSTGAAAAPAPAPAKQGPTSVAYVEVNDNSMLNVGKYTLAKGGANVFDVAVIFAANINYDTGKKAAYLHFNENVQRVLDNAATQIRPLQQKGIKVVLSVLGNHQGAGFANFPNQQAASAFAKQLSDTVTKYGLDGIDFDDEYAEYGNNGTGQPNASSFVHLVTALRANMPNKIISLYNIGPSASRLSYGGVNVSSKFDYAWNPYYGSWQVPGIALPKAKLSPAAVEIGRTSQSTSAALARRTVSEGYGVYLTYNLNGTDRSAEVSAFTRELYGSDAVYTP from the coding sequence ATGTTCACTCTGGTACGGAGCAGAGTGCGGGTGGCCGCGCTCGCGCTCTCGGCAGTCGCGGCCCTCGCCTTCGGTGCGACCACCTCGACCGGCGCGGCGGCGGCCCCCGCTCCGGCTCCGGCGAAACAGGGGCCGACCTCGGTGGCGTACGTCGAGGTGAACGACAACAGCATGCTGAACGTCGGCAAGTACACCCTCGCCAAGGGCGGCGCCAACGTCTTCGACGTCGCCGTGATCTTCGCGGCGAACATCAACTACGACACCGGCAAGAAGGCGGCGTATCTGCACTTCAACGAGAACGTGCAGCGCGTCCTCGACAACGCCGCCACGCAGATACGGCCGTTGCAGCAGAAGGGCATCAAGGTCGTCCTCTCGGTGCTCGGCAACCACCAGGGCGCGGGCTTCGCCAACTTCCCGAACCAGCAGGCGGCTTCGGCGTTCGCCAAGCAGCTGTCGGACACCGTCACCAAGTACGGGCTCGACGGCATCGACTTCGACGACGAGTACGCCGAGTACGGCAACAACGGCACCGGCCAGCCCAACGCCAGTTCGTTCGTGCACCTGGTGACGGCGCTGCGCGCGAACATGCCGAACAAGATCATCAGCCTCTACAACATCGGCCCGTCCGCCTCGCGCCTGTCCTACGGCGGCGTCAACGTCTCGTCCAAGTTCGACTACGCCTGGAACCCGTACTACGGCTCCTGGCAGGTCCCCGGCATCGCCCTGCCCAAGGCGAAGCTCTCGCCCGCGGCCGTCGAGATCGGCCGGACCTCGCAGAGCACGTCCGCCGCGCTCGCCCGCCGCACGGTCAGCGAGGGCTACGGCGTCTATCTGACGTACAACCTCAACGGCACCGACCGCAGCGCCGAGGTCTCCGCGTTCACCAGGGAGCTGTACGGCAGTGACGCCGTCTACACGCCGTAG